A window of the Rhizobium sp. N324 genome harbors these coding sequences:
- the fhuB gene encoding Fe(3+)-hydroxamate ABC transporter permease FhuB: MKARLSHFGAPALAGLLLFSGLALAVREVWAALPHLEAASGGYDAERLLLLYSTLPRMATALIAGAALALSGTILQQVLRNPLASPTTLGISTGANLALVSVMLAVPSLAGWGRDAVALAGSAAAALAIFSISARHGFSPFSLILSGMIVGLWCGATAAILVLMNDQYLSGIFIWGAGSLSQQSWAIPASLLPKVALLAALAFLATRPLTLSQIGDAGATSLGLPIKWARGFMLAIAIALSAFVTSAVGVIGFIGLVAPQIVRLAGARRILSQLIWSPIAGAGLLLLTDQAIKLAAPGDFVPTGAVTALLGGPILIALLPRLATASRALPGVASPQHAIDNRTASFAALLVLVVILAIAAIFFGRAPDGAWAWLPAASWDEILPLRLPRVAAAFGAGTVLGVTGLILQRLTGNEMASPEVLGVSAGATLGVAAAMFVFAAPGLTIQLAFAGGGALVVLTLIFLLSARSGFGPNRVLLAGIALGAILDAGIGVLAASGDPRGLALIRWMAGSTYFVDNAVAASALLIALGCLAAAFLASRWLALLQLGTETASELGLRIVPARAVLFGLSAIMTAAATLVVGPLSFVGLMAPHLAHGLGLRRPAAQLLAAALIGAALLVIADWTGRMIAFPYQIPAGLISALVGAPMLLIVLRRRA; the protein is encoded by the coding sequence ATGAAGGCCAGATTGTCTCACTTCGGCGCGCCCGCACTTGCGGGCCTCCTGCTCTTTTCCGGATTGGCCCTTGCCGTAAGGGAGGTTTGGGCGGCACTGCCCCATCTCGAGGCGGCGTCCGGCGGTTATGATGCCGAGCGCCTTCTCCTCCTCTATTCGACGCTGCCGCGCATGGCGACAGCCCTGATCGCCGGTGCAGCACTCGCGCTCTCCGGCACGATCCTGCAGCAGGTGCTGCGCAATCCGCTGGCCTCGCCGACGACGCTCGGCATTTCCACCGGCGCCAATCTGGCGCTGGTTTCCGTGATGCTCGCCGTTCCGTCACTCGCGGGATGGGGCCGGGACGCGGTCGCGCTTGCCGGCAGTGCCGCTGCCGCCTTGGCCATCTTCTCGATCAGCGCCCGCCATGGCTTCTCGCCCTTTTCCCTCATCCTGTCGGGCATGATCGTCGGTCTCTGGTGCGGGGCGACGGCGGCCATCCTGGTGCTGATGAACGATCAATATCTCTCGGGGATTTTCATCTGGGGCGCCGGGTCGCTGTCGCAGCAGAGCTGGGCGATCCCGGCGTCGCTGCTGCCGAAGGTGGCGCTGCTGGCGGCGCTTGCTTTTCTGGCCACGAGACCGCTGACGTTGAGCCAGATCGGCGATGCCGGCGCAACGAGCCTCGGCCTGCCGATCAAATGGGCCCGCGGTTTCATGCTGGCGATTGCCATCGCGCTCAGCGCCTTCGTTACCAGCGCCGTCGGCGTCATCGGCTTCATCGGGCTGGTCGCCCCGCAGATCGTGCGGCTTGCGGGCGCCAGGCGGATTCTCAGCCAATTGATCTGGTCGCCCATTGCAGGCGCCGGCCTTCTGCTGCTGACGGACCAGGCGATCAAGCTTGCCGCTCCAGGCGATTTCGTGCCGACCGGGGCGGTGACGGCGCTGCTCGGCGGCCCGATCCTGATTGCTCTTCTCCCCCGCCTCGCCACGGCCTCGCGCGCGCTGCCCGGCGTGGCGTCGCCCCAACATGCAATCGACAACAGAACGGCATCCTTTGCTGCTCTGCTCGTCCTGGTCGTCATCTTGGCGATTGCCGCAATCTTCTTCGGCCGCGCACCCGACGGTGCATGGGCCTGGCTGCCGGCCGCCTCTTGGGACGAAATCCTTCCCCTGCGGCTGCCGCGGGTCGCCGCCGCATTCGGCGCCGGAACCGTGCTCGGCGTGACCGGGCTGATCCTGCAGCGGCTGACCGGAAACGAAATGGCAAGCCCCGAGGTGCTCGGCGTATCGGCAGGAGCAACGCTCGGCGTTGCGGCCGCCATGTTTGTCTTTGCGGCGCCAGGCCTGACGATCCAGCTTGCCTTTGCCGGCGGCGGCGCTCTTGTGGTGCTGACGCTGATCTTCCTCCTGAGCGCGCGTTCCGGCTTCGGCCCGAACCGTGTGCTGCTCGCCGGCATCGCCCTCGGCGCGATACTCGACGCCGGGATCGGCGTCCTTGCCGCGAGCGGCGATCCGCGCGGCCTGGCGCTCATCCGCTGGATGGCGGGCTCGACCTATTTCGTCGACAATGCGGTGGCCGCAAGCGCCCTTCTGATTGCGCTCGGCTGTCTGGCCGCCGCCTTTCTCGCCAGCCGCTGGCTTGCCCTGCTGCAACTTGGAACCGAGACGGCAAGTGAACTCGGCCTCAGAATCGTTCCCGCACGCGCGGTGCTGTTCGGCCTCTCGGCGATCATGACGGCGGCGGCGACGCTCGTCGTCGGCCCCTTGAGCTTCGTCGGCTTGATGGCCCCGCACCTTGCCCATGGGCTCGGTCTTCGCCGGCCCGCTGCCCAGCTCCTCGCCGCCGCCCTCATTGGGGCGGCCCTTCTCGTCATCGCCGACTGGACGGGGCGGATGATCGCTTTCCCCTACCAGATCCCCGCCGGATTGATCTCGGCTCTTGTGGGCGCCCCGATGCTGCTGATCGTTCTGCGCCGGCGAGCGTGA
- a CDS encoding TonB-dependent siderophore receptor codes for MARVFLNVSNIVPRIYRDSLFATTALIATGIAALPAAAQSATTGDTATALEPIVIQGAASDSKTDRTSVAAKNSAGATKISTPLVETPRSISVTTETEIEQRGAQSVIEAVRYTAGVTTGPNGFDPRFDQIYIRGFNITTVGDFRDSLRQPYMNYGMFRTDPYQLQRVEVIKGPVSVLYGAGSPGGLVNKISKLPTEEPIREVGITYGTKDRLQGMFDFGGPISEGNDDFLYRIVGLARRGDTNFDIADDRYFLAPSFTWKPDEGTSLTVYGLAQSDETDSNVGAITTLDGKFHELRESDPDYDYQKVKQQQVGYQFEHEFDNGLTFRQNLRYSHLDLEARYLGVTGWNGTVAHRGTNAIRDEMNVFQVDNQLEAKFDTGPLAHTMLFGLDYTNLQSSFGYGAGAADPAFDFDIANPTYGVSGATPDYSILASDADMRQAGFYAMDQIEVGNWRFNLGGRQTWVNQTRDATLPAVSSEEVDKNAFSWQAGALYLFDNGIAPFVSYATSFDPVTNRSTSGKILAPTEGEQYEVGVKYQPPGSDILLSAVAYHIVEKNKPVLVDPLLFAYGSIGEVTGKGVELEARAAVADGWDLIAAYTYNRSEVTGGGENEGNTPALTPSHVASLWANYTFQETNPFNGLSVGAGVRYVSENWTDTANTSKNPTSFYIDASASYDFGAVDKKYEGLTAAFNIRNIADERDTVCNEGFCYLGQGRNMTGTLKYRW; via the coding sequence ATGGCGCGTGTTTTTTTGAATGTTTCTAATATTGTACCCAGAATTTACAGGGATAGCCTGTTTGCCACGACAGCTCTGATCGCGACCGGCATTGCAGCCTTGCCGGCTGCCGCCCAGAGCGCGACCACAGGTGACACCGCGACGGCATTGGAACCAATCGTCATTCAAGGTGCAGCCTCTGATAGCAAGACCGACCGGACGTCCGTCGCCGCCAAGAACAGCGCGGGCGCGACCAAGATCAGCACGCCGCTCGTCGAAACGCCGCGTTCGATCTCCGTAACCACCGAGACTGAAATCGAGCAGCGCGGCGCGCAGAGCGTCATCGAGGCAGTGCGTTATACCGCTGGCGTGACGACCGGACCGAACGGCTTCGATCCGCGCTTCGACCAGATCTACATTCGCGGCTTCAACATCACGACGGTCGGCGACTTTCGTGACAGCCTGCGCCAGCCCTACATGAATTACGGCATGTTCCGCACCGATCCCTATCAGTTACAGCGCGTCGAGGTGATCAAGGGGCCGGTTTCCGTTCTCTACGGTGCGGGATCGCCGGGCGGCCTCGTCAACAAAATATCGAAGCTTCCGACCGAGGAGCCGATCCGCGAAGTCGGCATTACCTACGGCACCAAGGACCGGCTGCAGGGGATGTTCGATTTCGGCGGGCCTATCAGTGAGGGCAACGACGATTTCCTCTATCGCATCGTCGGTCTCGCCCGCCGCGGCGACACGAATTTCGATATTGCCGACGACCGCTATTTCCTGGCGCCGTCTTTCACCTGGAAGCCTGACGAGGGCACGTCCCTAACGGTGTACGGTCTGGCGCAGTCGGACGAGACCGATTCCAATGTCGGCGCGATCACGACCTTGGACGGCAAGTTCCACGAACTCAGGGAGAGCGATCCCGACTACGACTACCAGAAGGTCAAGCAGCAGCAGGTCGGCTATCAGTTCGAACATGAATTCGACAACGGCCTGACCTTCCGGCAGAACCTGCGTTACTCGCATCTCGACCTGGAGGCCCGCTATCTCGGCGTTACCGGCTGGAACGGGACCGTCGCGCATCGTGGCACAAATGCAATCCGGGACGAAATGAACGTCTTCCAGGTCGACAATCAGCTCGAGGCGAAGTTCGATACGGGCCCGCTTGCCCATACGATGCTGTTCGGGCTCGACTACACCAACCTCCAGTCGAGCTTTGGTTACGGCGCCGGAGCCGCGGATCCGGCGTTCGACTTCGATATCGCCAATCCGACTTATGGAGTGTCGGGCGCTACGCCGGACTATAGCATCCTGGCTTCCGATGCCGACATGCGACAGGCCGGCTTTTACGCGATGGATCAGATCGAGGTCGGAAACTGGCGCTTCAACCTCGGCGGCCGGCAGACCTGGGTGAACCAGACGCGCGATGCGACCCTGCCCGCGGTCAGCTCGGAGGAGGTCGACAAGAACGCCTTCTCCTGGCAAGCCGGTGCTCTCTACCTCTTCGATAACGGCATTGCTCCCTTCGTCTCCTACGCCACCTCGTTCGATCCGGTGACCAACCGTTCGACCTCAGGCAAGATCCTGGCGCCGACAGAGGGGGAACAATACGAAGTCGGCGTGAAATACCAGCCGCCGGGCTCCGATATCCTCCTGTCGGCCGTTGCCTATCACATCGTCGAAAAGAACAAGCCGGTGCTGGTCGATCCGCTGCTGTTTGCCTATGGCTCGATCGGTGAAGTGACCGGAAAGGGCGTCGAACTCGAAGCCCGCGCGGCGGTAGCCGATGGCTGGGATCTTATCGCGGCTTACACCTACAACCGGTCAGAAGTGACGGGCGGCGGTGAAAACGAGGGCAATACGCCGGCCCTGACACCCTCGCATGTCGCTAGCCTCTGGGCCAACTACACGTTCCAGGAAACCAACCCCTTCAACGGCCTGTCGGTCGGCGCAGGTGTCCGTTATGTCAGCGAGAACTGGACGGATACCGCCAATACGTCGAAGAACCCGACGAGCTTCTACATCGACGCATCCGCATCATATGATTTCGGTGCGGTCGACAAGAAATACGAAGGTCTGACGGCCGCCTTCAATATCCGCAACATTGCCGACGAGCGCGACACCGTCTGCAACGAAGGCTTCTGCTATCTCGGCCAGGGCCGCAACATGACCGGGACGCTGAAGTATCGGTGGTAA
- a CDS encoding FadR/GntR family transcriptional regulator, with protein sequence MTLKSMKPLTRAPLLHVSVQESLRAYIDDNGLAPGTLLPAEGELATQLGVSRNSLREGIKALESLGVLETRRGVGIFVKAFSFEPLLDNLAYGLGGALRQIEEVLEIRRTLEVGLIGKTIDMIGEEDIAELRATVDRMRAHAERGETFAADDQLFHRLLFRCQDNETLVRLIDVFWLAFYKASDFVNLENTDPMATWRDHAAIVDAIEAKDLEEARRRLDRHYEGIARVIANNKTSSNMGGTHEKTV encoded by the coding sequence ATGACATTGAAATCGATGAAGCCGCTGACGCGCGCACCACTTTTGCACGTCTCCGTGCAGGAAAGTCTGCGCGCCTATATCGACGATAACGGCCTTGCCCCCGGAACCCTGCTTCCGGCGGAAGGAGAGCTTGCGACCCAGCTCGGCGTCAGCCGCAATTCGCTCAGGGAAGGCATCAAGGCGCTGGAATCGCTCGGCGTGCTGGAGACACGGCGCGGCGTCGGCATTTTCGTGAAGGCATTTTCCTTCGAGCCGCTTCTCGACAACCTCGCTTACGGCCTCGGCGGCGCCCTGCGGCAGATCGAGGAGGTTCTCGAAATCCGGCGCACGCTTGAGGTGGGATTGATCGGCAAGACGATCGATATGATTGGCGAGGAGGACATTGCCGAACTGCGCGCCACCGTCGATCGAATGCGCGCCCATGCCGAGCGCGGTGAAACCTTCGCGGCGGACGACCAGTTGTTCCACCGGCTGCTGTTTCGCTGCCAGGACAACGAGACGCTCGTACGGCTGATCGATGTCTTCTGGCTCGCCTTCTACAAGGCGTCGGATTTCGTCAACCTCGAAAATACCGATCCGATGGCGACGTGGCGCGATCACGCCGCAATCGTCGATGCGATCGAGGCAAAGGATCTGGAGGAGGCCCGCCGGCGCCTGGATCGCCATTACGAGGGAATTGCCCGGGTGATTGCCAATAACAAGACAAGTTCAAACATGGGAGGAACGCATGAAAAGACTGTCTAG
- a CDS encoding ABC transporter substrate-binding protein, giving the protein MKRLSRLSAVALGALLSTTAVPALVVSGAAASAQAATLSGGFDVGPGGFQGNFNPLAATAGFTWLSIYYEPLITYDEKLQKVVGALANAYEISPDQLTYTFKLADAKWHDGKPFTAKDAKFTLGLATDAKTGSVLAARLKGISSVEAPDDHTVVIKLSAPSSSFLDTMTKMMMLPEHALAAIPADQLAKNTWWSTAPIGTGPFKFTKYVSDQYVELAANTDYRGGKPALERVINRYFANPAAAIAALRSGEIQFTYVDSNDVPTFKDNKDFKVMEGNSFVVNYLGFNHDSPIWKDLRVRQAVMYAINRDAIIQSLYGGAAKPANCAYVAEQLIPPGIDTYAYDPEKAKKLLKDAGWDQINGGKPITLLTYYTTPLATNVLAAVQAMLAQVGINIVPRAVDAPTYNSIVLNATPDIAQFQMVYAGLQNGPDAGSINVGLNEKQIPPAGPNVARVRMPDLTKALDSALAEPDSAKRDAAYQDVCKVMNTNLPWATLWVANRYGIVSTKAKDFVWTPAPGGGPYQADPQKWSMAE; this is encoded by the coding sequence ATGAAAAGACTGTCTAGACTATCCGCTGTCGCGCTTGGCGCCCTGCTGTCGACAACAGCCGTTCCGGCTCTTGTCGTTTCGGGCGCTGCAGCCTCGGCTCAGGCCGCCACCCTGTCCGGCGGCTTCGATGTCGGCCCGGGAGGCTTCCAGGGCAACTTCAATCCGCTGGCGGCGACCGCCGGCTTTACCTGGCTCAGCATCTATTACGAACCGCTGATCACCTATGACGAGAAGCTGCAGAAAGTCGTCGGCGCGCTGGCGAACGCCTACGAGATCAGCCCCGATCAGCTGACCTACACGTTCAAGCTCGCCGACGCCAAATGGCATGATGGCAAACCCTTTACCGCCAAGGATGCGAAATTCACCCTGGGCCTTGCGACGGATGCGAAAACCGGCTCGGTGCTCGCGGCCCGGCTGAAGGGCATATCGTCCGTCGAGGCGCCGGACGATCACACCGTCGTCATCAAGCTTAGCGCACCCAGCAGCAGTTTTCTCGACACGATGACCAAGATGATGATGCTGCCCGAGCATGCGCTCGCCGCGATACCGGCTGACCAGCTGGCGAAGAACACCTGGTGGTCCACCGCGCCGATCGGCACCGGCCCGTTCAAATTCACCAAATACGTCTCGGATCAATATGTCGAGCTTGCCGCAAACACCGATTATCGCGGTGGCAAGCCGGCGCTCGAACGCGTTATCAACCGCTATTTCGCCAACCCGGCCGCGGCGATCGCGGCGCTCCGATCCGGCGAGATCCAGTTCACCTATGTCGATTCCAACGACGTGCCGACCTTCAAGGACAATAAGGACTTCAAGGTCATGGAAGGCAACTCTTTCGTCGTCAACTATCTGGGCTTCAACCACGATTCCCCGATCTGGAAGGATCTGCGCGTCCGCCAGGCGGTGATGTATGCGATCAATCGCGATGCCATCATCCAGAGCCTCTATGGCGGTGCAGCCAAACCGGCCAACTGCGCCTATGTCGCCGAACAGCTGATACCGCCGGGCATCGACACCTATGCCTACGATCCCGAGAAGGCCAAGAAGTTGCTGAAGGACGCCGGCTGGGACCAGATCAACGGCGGTAAGCCGATCACGCTTCTGACCTATTACACCACGCCGCTTGCCACCAACGTTCTTGCCGCAGTCCAGGCGATGCTTGCCCAGGTCGGAATCAACATCGTGCCGCGTGCCGTCGATGCGCCGACCTATAACAGCATCGTTCTCAATGCGACGCCGGATATTGCCCAGTTCCAGATGGTTTACGCCGGGCTGCAGAACGGGCCGGATGCCGGAAGCATCAATGTCGGCCTCAACGAGAAACAGATCCCTCCGGCCGGACCGAATGTCGCCAGAGTGCGTATGCCCGATCTCACCAAGGCGCTGGATAGCGCGCTTGCCGAGCCCGACAGCGCCAAGCGGGATGCGGCCTACCAGGACGTCTGCAAGGTGATGAACACCAACCTGCCCTGGGCGACGCTCTGGGTGGCAAACCGTTACGGCATCGTCTCGACCAAGGCGAAGGATTTTGTCTGGACACCGGCGCCGGGCGGCGGCCCCTACCAGGCCGACCCGCAGAAATGGTCGATGGCCGAATAA
- a CDS encoding ABC transporter permease yields MLRYSLRRLIIGTGMLVALSMLIFLLLRLTPGDPIDAYIDPNLPMSPSDLVDLRRRLGLDQPLPVQYLGWLQQALAGNLGYSIKRLDQPVLSLVLSRIGPTVLLMGTALAFAIVAGIACGVIGAVRRNSLADLSLSVAALAGISSPAFLSALIGLYIFSVRLHWMPSGGMLTPGEEFSLSDMLHHLILPAALLSVAQAALIMRYMRASLLEVLNQDYVRTARAKGVREFWVISKHALRNALLPIVTLIGSTIGLAIGGAIFIESVFNWPGMGLLLVDAVQTRDYPVIMGATLVIGTCVIVVNLLTDITYAVVDPRIKVG; encoded by the coding sequence ATGCTCCGATACAGTCTTAGACGCCTGATCATAGGAACAGGCATGCTCGTCGCCCTGAGCATGCTGATCTTCCTGCTGTTGCGCCTGACACCCGGCGATCCGATCGATGCCTATATCGATCCGAACCTGCCGATGTCGCCGTCGGATCTTGTCGATCTGCGCCGACGCCTCGGGCTCGACCAGCCCTTGCCCGTCCAGTATCTGGGCTGGCTGCAGCAGGCGTTGGCGGGCAATCTCGGTTATTCGATCAAGCGTCTCGACCAGCCGGTTCTCAGCCTGGTGCTGTCGCGGATCGGGCCCACGGTGCTGCTGATGGGCACCGCACTTGCCTTCGCCATCGTCGCCGGAATCGCCTGCGGGGTGATCGGCGCCGTCCGCCGCAATTCGCTTGCCGATCTCTCCTTGTCGGTGGCAGCGCTTGCCGGCATTTCGAGCCCGGCATTCCTCAGCGCGCTGATCGGCCTCTATATCTTCTCCGTCCGCCTGCACTGGATGCCGTCGGGCGGCATGCTGACGCCGGGCGAAGAATTCTCGCTCAGTGATATGCTCCACCACCTGATCCTGCCGGCAGCGCTTCTGTCCGTCGCCCAAGCCGCATTGATCATGCGGTACATGCGCGCGTCGCTGCTCGAAGTTCTGAACCAGGATTACGTCCGCACGGCGCGCGCCAAGGGCGTTCGCGAGTTCTGGGTCATCAGCAAGCACGCGTTGCGCAATGCGCTTCTTCCGATCGTCACCCTGATCGGCTCCACCATCGGGCTTGCCATCGGCGGCGCCATCTTCATCGAAAGCGTTTTCAACTGGCCGGGCATGGGTCTTTTGCTGGTCGATGCCGTACAGACCCGCGACTACCCCGTCATCATGGGCGCGACACTCGTCATCGGCACTTGCGTTATCGTCGTCAATCTTTTGACCGACATCACCTATGCGGTCGTCGACCCGCGCATCAAGGTGGGCTGA
- a CDS encoding ABC transporter permease: MLARAPQHRSPGPLARAFSRFMLNRAAVAGVCMAVPMLLLILSYPLWWAFQPNDIDLLAMNSGPTATHWFGTDGVGRDVFARVLEGGRISLLVAIASTALSAVIGFLLGAISALAGRWADAVSMRFVDLVMTLPPVIFLLVLASIAGTGIWPTVLVISLLSWPLLARMIRSRLLELRERDFVMAARGMGAGIGHLLFRHGLPNSIDILVVYATLQIANAILLEAGLSFLGLGIAPPAASWGNMLNAARSTAVLEQYPWQWLFPGGALVLAVLAINFIGDGLRDAFDPRAELN; the protein is encoded by the coding sequence ATGCTGGCCCGCGCCCCCCAGCACCGCAGCCCGGGGCCGCTTGCCCGCGCCTTCAGCCGTTTCATGCTCAACCGCGCGGCGGTTGCCGGCGTCTGCATGGCCGTTCCGATGCTGCTGCTGATCCTCTCCTATCCGCTCTGGTGGGCTTTCCAGCCGAATGACATCGATCTTCTGGCCATGAATAGCGGCCCGACGGCCACTCACTGGTTCGGAACCGACGGCGTCGGCCGCGATGTCTTCGCGCGGGTGCTCGAAGGCGGCCGGATCTCGCTGCTGGTCGCTATCGCATCGACCGCGCTTTCGGCGGTCATCGGTTTTCTCCTCGGGGCGATCTCGGCACTTGCGGGTCGTTGGGCGGACGCCGTCTCGATGCGCTTCGTCGATCTGGTGATGACCCTGCCGCCCGTCATCTTCCTGCTTGTGCTCGCCTCGATCGCCGGCACCGGCATCTGGCCGACGGTGCTGGTCATCTCACTGCTCTCCTGGCCGCTGCTGGCGCGGATGATCCGCTCCCGGCTGCTGGAATTGCGCGAGCGTGATTTCGTCATGGCCGCCCGCGGCATGGGCGCCGGCATCGGGCATCTGCTCTTCCGCCACGGCCTGCCGAATTCGATCGATATCCTCGTGGTTTATGCGACGCTGCAGATCGCCAACGCCATCCTGCTCGAGGCCGGCCTGTCCTTCCTCGGTCTCGGCATCGCCCCACCGGCGGCAAGCTGGGGCAACATGCTGAACGCCGCCCGCTCCACCGCCGTGCTCGAACAATATCCGTGGCAATGGCTCTTCCCCGGCGGCGCGCTGGTCCTTGCCGTGCTTGCAATCAACTTCATCGGCGATGGCCTCAGAGATGCCTTCGACCCGCGTGCCGAACTGAACTGA
- a CDS encoding dihydrodipicolinate synthase family protein, giving the protein MAKFKGVVPPVVTPLNPDLTVDYPSYTKVLEHLIDAGCHGVFVLGSTSEVIFHDEKTRREIIEHSAKVVNGRVPLIVGVIDPTTDRVIAHSKVAKAAGADAVVMTAPFYTVTSQSEILDHFRYVRDAVDVPLIAYDIPVCVHVKLQRQTVVTLAREDTIIGLKDSSGDDGNFRYALLDLAEHEDVFLMTGSEIVVDTALLMGAHGVVPGIANVDPHGYVRLWDAAQRGDWAAAKKEQERLCRLFEIVWVAQGRVSGGASGIGAFKTAMQRLGIIDSAVMPRPRASLNDAEIARIDEILRATGLLS; this is encoded by the coding sequence ATGGCCAAATTCAAGGGTGTCGTCCCCCCCGTCGTAACGCCGCTCAACCCGGATCTCACCGTCGACTACCCCTCCTATACCAAGGTGCTCGAACATCTGATCGACGCCGGCTGCCACGGCGTATTCGTGCTGGGGTCGACCAGCGAAGTCATCTTCCATGACGAAAAGACACGCCGCGAAATCATCGAGCATTCGGCCAAGGTGGTGAACGGCCGGGTGCCGCTGATCGTCGGCGTCATCGATCCGACCACCGATCGGGTCATCGCCCATTCGAAGGTCGCAAAGGCTGCCGGCGCCGACGCTGTGGTCATGACCGCTCCGTTCTATACGGTCACCAGCCAGTCCGAGATCCTCGATCATTTCCGTTATGTCAGAGATGCGGTGGACGTTCCGCTCATCGCCTACGACATTCCGGTCTGCGTTCACGTCAAGCTGCAGCGCCAGACCGTGGTCACGCTCGCCAGGGAAGACACCATCATCGGTCTCAAGGATTCCAGCGGCGACGACGGCAACTTTCGTTATGCGCTTCTCGATCTCGCCGAGCACGAGGACGTCTTCCTGATGACCGGCTCCGAGATCGTCGTCGACACCGCCCTGCTGATGGGCGCCCACGGCGTCGTTCCCGGCATCGCCAATGTCGATCCGCACGGCTATGTCAGACTCTGGGATGCCGCACAGCGGGGCGATTGGGCCGCCGCAAAGAAGGAGCAGGAGCGGCTCTGCCGCCTGTTCGAAATCGTTTGGGTCGCACAGGGCCGTGTCAGCGGCGGCGCATCGGGCATCGGCGCATTCAAGACCGCCATGCAGCGCCTCGGCATTATCGACAGCGCCGTCATGCCGCGGCCGCGCGCCTCGCTGAACGATGCGGAAATCGCACGGATCGACGAGATACTGCGTGCAACCGGCCTGCTGAGCTGA
- a CDS encoding ABC transporter ATP-binding protein: MEQTAEPVLDIRGLRTIFRIRGGEIAAVNDIDLTVAAGETLALVGESGSGKSVTSLSVMRLLTRNIGVIAAGSIRLTTRSGAVRDLVSLDEESMRRIRGDDIGMVFQEPMSSLNPVFTIGVQIAEPICIHRGANRKAAMNAAVALLESVGIPDARRRAGQYPHELSGGMRQRATIAMALACDPALLIADEPTTALDVTIQAQILDLLLKLQRERGMAMLFVTHNLGVVAEIAHRVAVMYAGRIVEQGPVGEVFRNPKHPYTMGLLASMPRLGEASRMKQAGEKLSAIPGMVPSLMNMPSGCAFSPRCKFAIDACRAAIPALVQVNPQHRSRCIRWQEI, encoded by the coding sequence ATGGAACAGACGGCCGAACCGGTACTCGACATCAGGGGATTGCGAACGATCTTCCGCATCCGCGGCGGCGAGATCGCGGCGGTCAACGATATCGACCTGACGGTCGCCGCCGGCGAGACGCTGGCGCTCGTCGGCGAATCCGGCTCCGGCAAGTCGGTCACCAGCCTGTCGGTCATGCGGCTGCTGACCCGCAACATCGGTGTGATCGCCGCCGGCAGCATCCGCCTGACGACGAGAAGCGGCGCGGTCCGCGATCTTGTTTCCCTGGATGAAGAGAGCATGCGCAGGATCAGGGGCGACGACATCGGCATGGTGTTCCAGGAGCCGATGTCGAGCCTCAATCCCGTTTTCACGATCGGTGTCCAGATCGCCGAGCCGATCTGCATCCATCGCGGCGCGAACCGGAAGGCCGCAATGAACGCAGCCGTCGCCTTGCTGGAAAGCGTCGGCATACCGGATGCCCGGCGCCGCGCCGGCCAATATCCGCACGAATTGTCGGGCGGCATGCGCCAGCGCGCCACCATCGCCATGGCGCTCGCCTGCGATCCGGCCCTGCTGATCGCCGATGAGCCGACCACGGCGCTCGACGTGACGATCCAGGCGCAGATCCTCGATCTGCTGCTCAAGCTGCAGCGCGAGCGCGGCATGGCCATGCTCTTCGTCACCCACAATCTCGGCGTGGTCGCCGAAATCGCCCATCGCGTCGCGGTGATGTATGCCGGAAGGATTGTCGAGCAAGGGCCGGTCGGCGAGGTTTTCCGCAATCCGAAGCATCCCTACACGATGGGCCTTCTCGCCTCCATGCCGCGGCTTGGCGAGGCATCACGGATGAAACAGGCCGGCGAAAAACTCTCTGCCATTCCCGGCATGGTTCCGAGCCTGATGAACATGCCGAGCGGCTGCGCCTTTTCCCCACGCTGCAAATTTGCGATCGACGCCTGCCGTGCCGCGATTCCGGCACTCGTACAGGTCAATCCGCAGCACCGCAGCCGCTGCATCAGATGGCAGGAGATCTAG